The uncultured Methanomethylovorans sp. genome contains a region encoding:
- a CDS encoding 2-dehydropantoate 2-reductase: protein MNILILGAGAVGLSLAARLSKVADVHAVCRQKHADIIRTKGFKMTGIWGEEIRFFSCGEEIPKDRNFDYIFISSKSTATRSICEQFTNVIKDGEVISLQNGIGNEEIIAEYTDRIIGGTIITGFEWAGDASVHVSVESGPMQLGRFPSGMDDSIQKLANILQQAGVPVATTDNIKGALWSKVLYNCALNPLGAIMGVPYGKLENPYAWSIIERMIHETFMITAAEKVQLSWDNATEYLRYLKEYQLPNTRAHHSSMLQDLAACKKTEIEFLNGAVVQRAKGYSIDVPYNAFITAQIHFMEDLRTKDN from the coding sequence ATGAATATATTGATATTAGGCGCAGGTGCCGTCGGTCTGTCCCTAGCAGCCCGTCTTTCCAAGGTTGCTGATGTGCATGCAGTGTGCAGACAAAAACATGCTGACATTATCAGGACCAAAGGTTTCAAAATGACCGGTATCTGGGGAGAAGAGATCAGATTTTTCAGTTGCGGTGAAGAGATACCAAAGGACAGGAATTTTGATTACATATTCATAAGCTCCAAGTCCACTGCTACCAGATCCATTTGTGAACAGTTCACTAATGTGATAAAAGATGGGGAAGTAATAAGCCTCCAAAATGGCATAGGGAATGAAGAGATAATTGCAGAATACACTGATCGCATTATAGGCGGCACTATCATCACAGGTTTTGAATGGGCCGGTGATGCCAGTGTTCATGTATCCGTGGAAAGTGGCCCTATGCAGCTTGGCAGATTCCCTTCAGGCATGGATGACAGCATACAAAAACTTGCGAATATACTCCAACAAGCTGGTGTTCCTGTGGCTACCACGGATAATATAAAAGGAGCACTGTGGTCTAAAGTCCTTTACAATTGTGCATTGAACCCGCTTGGAGCAATAATGGGTGTCCCCTATGGAAAATTGGAGAATCCATATGCATGGAGCATAATCGAACGAATGATACACGAAACGTTCATGATCACTGCCGCTGAAAAGGTTCAGTTGTCTTGGGATAATGCCACTGAATATCTGAGATACCTGAAAGAATACCAATTACCAAATACACGGGCACATCATTCTTCCATGCTGCAGGACCTTGCAGCCTGCAAGAAGACAGAGATAGAATTCTTAAATGGTGCAGTAGTGCAGCGTGCAAAAGGATATTCCATAGATGTACCATATAACGCATTCATCACCGCACAGATACATTTCATGGAAGATCTAAGGACCAAGGATAACTAA
- a CDS encoding uracil-DNA glycosylase, translating into MSTNCNAPTLTVSELVKIGLKGITLTILECKRCQLHENVINKVIMRGSERPKVLFIGEAPGKSEDEAGIPFCGRAGKVLDGLINYMDLDENEYAIINTVKCRPPNNRKPTQKELKTCIPFLFAQIEILDPKVIILLGNTAEQAFSVSSLCWGEAVITPEGKHLIKLYHPAALLYRRSLMEKQKEMIDMNKALWQKTR; encoded by the coding sequence ATGAGTACAAACTGCAATGCACCTACTCTAACCGTGAGCGAACTGGTCAAAATAGGATTAAAAGGAATAACATTAACAATACTGGAATGTAAGAGGTGCCAGTTACACGAAAATGTTATTAATAAAGTGATAATGAGAGGTTCAGAAAGGCCAAAAGTGCTTTTTATCGGGGAAGCCCCAGGCAAGAGCGAAGATGAAGCTGGCATTCCTTTCTGTGGCAGGGCGGGCAAGGTCCTGGATGGACTTATCAATTACATGGACCTTGATGAAAACGAATATGCTATTATTAATACGGTAAAATGCCGACCTCCGAATAACAGAAAACCAACACAAAAAGAGCTTAAGACATGCATACCATTTCTGTTTGCCCAGATAGAGATACTTGATCCTAAAGTAATCATACTTCTGGGCAACACGGCAGAACAGGCATTTAGCGTTTCCTCGCTGTGCTGGGGTGAAGCGGTGATCACACCTGAGGGCAAACATCTCATAAAACTGTACCATCCAGCAGCTCTGCTTTACCGACGTTCTCTCATGGAAAAGCAGAAAGAAATGATCGATATGAATAAAGCCCTGTGGCAGAAAACACGATAG
- a CDS encoding DUF1508 domain-containing protein: MSELVIKLGGEEISKFEVFTDNTGRYSFRLRARNGEIIATGQTYTSKTGCLKGIESVRKNAPVAKVVEMENPVK, from the coding sequence TTGTCTGAGTTAGTAATAAAATTAGGAGGTGAGGAAATATCAAAGTTCGAAGTATTTACCGATAACACCGGAAGATACAGTTTCAGATTGAGGGCAAGGAACGGCGAGATAATAGCCACAGGTCAGACCTACACCAGCAAGACTGGTTGTTTGAAAGGAATAGAATCTGTGAGAAAGAATGCTCCTGTGGCGAAAGTGGTTGAGATGGAAAATCCGGTGAAATGA
- a CDS encoding KEOPS complex subunit Pcc1: MRIRTTITMKSPQASQVAENVAISLSPDNLSGMSTEVAEGMATISFSTEKVTTLIATVDDLLMNAWIAEEVLEKVAK, translated from the coding sequence ATGAGGATACGAACTACTATAACAATGAAAAGTCCTCAGGCTTCACAGGTAGCCGAGAATGTAGCTATTTCTCTTTCTCCTGATAATCTTTCCGGTATGAGCACAGAAGTTGCTGAAGGGATGGCAACTATCAGTTTTAGTACTGAAAAGGTTACAACCCTCATTGCCACTGTGGATGATCTGCTTATGAATGCTTGGATAGCTGAAGAAGTGCTGGAAAAGGTAGCCAAATGA
- a CDS encoding DHH family phosphoesterase, which yields MSRLKELAAKAADVISGHKYVRLISHNDADGLTSAGIMCRALMRKGIRFQTTIASRLAQDTIDTVKTSVSAGDLVVFCDMGSSHAELIRQIENDVIVLDHHIPVGDSPAKVAVNPHYTGIDGALYLSASGTTYLVAKEMDPDNVDLAGLAIAGAVGDKQLFESANLHILEEAVHAGVVSVKKGFKVGDGDIADVLEYTPEPYLDITGDRKKIHDFLDILGVKGILSEMPQADLKKIASSIALKLAKHASPEAVDAAIGDVHYLDKELIKNVYDFVAILNTCGKLEKAGLALSMCMQDSSVVEDARQLMVEYQRSIVSNIKQAEGMLQQGKNIWYLVAKDMDNTGMISSTVVRYMHPEKPCIATNEVEGIVKVSGRGTRALISKGLDLAYAMREGALAVGGQGGGHNIASGASIPPGKVQEFIDIVDGIVGQQLGEKAAD from the coding sequence ATGAGCAGGCTTAAAGAGCTTGCAGCAAAAGCTGCTGATGTGATATCTGGACATAAGTACGTGCGCCTCATATCTCATAATGATGCTGATGGCCTTACGTCAGCAGGCATAATGTGCCGGGCTCTTATGAGAAAAGGTATACGTTTCCAGACTACTATCGCAAGCAGATTAGCCCAAGATACTATTGATACTGTTAAGACCAGTGTTTCTGCAGGTGATCTTGTTGTGTTCTGTGATATGGGCAGCAGCCATGCAGAACTTATCAGGCAGATCGAAAATGATGTCATTGTTCTTGATCATCACATACCAGTGGGAGATTCTCCAGCAAAGGTAGCAGTAAATCCTCATTACACTGGTATTGATGGGGCTCTATACCTTTCAGCTTCAGGCACTACCTATCTGGTAGCAAAGGAGATGGATCCGGACAATGTAGATCTTGCCGGACTGGCAATTGCAGGTGCTGTCGGAGATAAACAGCTATTTGAAAGTGCGAATCTTCACATACTGGAGGAAGCTGTACATGCAGGTGTGGTTTCTGTCAAAAAAGGCTTTAAGGTAGGCGATGGTGATATTGCGGATGTGCTTGAATACACGCCTGAACCTTATCTGGATATCACAGGTGACAGAAAGAAGATACATGATTTCCTTGATATCCTTGGTGTCAAAGGAATATTAAGTGAGATGCCCCAGGCGGATCTCAAGAAAATTGCTTCTTCTATTGCACTCAAGCTTGCTAAGCATGCAAGCCCTGAAGCTGTGGATGCAGCCATAGGGGATGTGCATTATCTTGATAAAGAGCTAATAAAGAATGTCTATGATTTTGTTGCCATTCTCAATACATGCGGAAAGCTTGAAAAAGCTGGGTTGGCCTTGTCGATGTGTATGCAGGATTCTTCTGTTGTGGAGGACGCGCGCCAGTTGATGGTCGAATACCAGAGGTCCATAGTTTCCAATATAAAACAGGCCGAAGGAATGCTGCAGCAAGGAAAGAATATCTGGTATTTGGTAGCTAAGGATATGGACAACACAGGAATGATAAGCAGTACTGTGGTAAGGTATATGCACCCTGAGAAACCCTGTATCGCAACTAATGAAGTAGAAGGCATTGTCAAGGTCTCTGGTAGGGGTACGCGGGCCTTAATAAGTAAAGGTCTTGACCTTGCTTATGCAATGAGGGAAGGAGCTTTGGCTGTGGGTGGTCAGGGAGGCGGCCATAATATCGCATCAGGAGCTTCTATTCCACCAGGTAAGGTACAGGAGTTCATTGATATTGTGGATGGTATAGTGGGGCAGCAACTGGGTGAGAAGGCAGCTGATTAA
- the glmU gene encoding bifunctional sugar-1-phosphate nucleotidylyltransferase/acetyltransferase: MKAVILAAGEGTRMRPLTVARPKVMLPLANKPMLEHVVQACIQARIKEFVMVTGYKEETIKAYFGDGSKWGVHIDYVTQEKQLGTAHAIGCARKYVDGRFVQLNGDMLVDPLHLEKLIKHNEVAVISVKAVENPSEFGVIVTEGDKVIHIIEKPLDPPAKTVNAGIYLFDPTIFDYIDRTQPSPRNEYEITDSMQMMVNDGIHVGFEPLTNIWLDVGRPWDMLDANKALLEKIKSKCEGTVEPMATLHGDVVIGEGTIIRNGAYIIGPVVIGKNCDIGPNCFIRSSTSIGNNVHIGNGVEVKNCVIMDGTKIGHLTYIGDSVVGYGCNFGAGTKVANLRHDGKTIKSVIKGKRVDTGRRKLGVIMGDDVHTGINTSINVGVVIENGSGTKPGEVLMQ; this comes from the coding sequence ATGAAAGCAGTGATACTTGCAGCTGGTGAAGGTACAAGAATGCGCCCTCTTACAGTTGCACGGCCAAAAGTTATGCTGCCTTTGGCCAACAAGCCTATGCTCGAACATGTAGTACAGGCCTGTATACAGGCACGTATAAAGGAGTTTGTGATGGTGACAGGCTACAAGGAAGAGACCATCAAGGCATATTTCGGGGATGGGAGCAAGTGGGGAGTGCACATTGATTATGTCACGCAGGAAAAACAGCTTGGTACTGCCCATGCAATAGGTTGCGCGAGGAAGTATGTGGATGGGCGTTTTGTTCAGCTAAATGGCGATATGCTTGTAGATCCTCTGCATCTTGAAAAGCTCATAAAGCATAATGAAGTTGCTGTCATAAGTGTGAAGGCCGTTGAGAACCCTTCGGAGTTCGGTGTGATCGTTACAGAAGGCGATAAAGTTATTCATATAATAGAAAAACCTCTTGATCCGCCGGCTAAAACCGTTAATGCAGGAATTTACCTGTTTGATCCTACTATCTTTGATTATATTGACAGGACGCAGCCATCTCCGCGTAATGAATATGAAATTACCGATTCTATGCAGATGATGGTTAACGATGGCATACATGTGGGTTTTGAACCCCTTACCAATATATGGCTGGATGTGGGTAGACCTTGGGATATGCTGGATGCCAACAAGGCTCTGCTTGAAAAAATCAAATCCAAGTGTGAGGGTACTGTAGAACCTATGGCTACTTTACATGGTGATGTGGTAATAGGCGAAGGTACTATCATACGCAATGGCGCATATATAATTGGTCCTGTGGTCATAGGTAAGAATTGCGATATCGGTCCCAACTGTTTTATCAGGTCCTCCACTTCTATAGGCAATAATGTGCATATAGGTAATGGCGTTGAGGTGAAGAATTGTGTTATAATGGATGGCACCAAGATCGGGCACCTTACATACATTGGTGACAGCGTGGTTGGATACGGCTGTAACTTCGGTGCAGGCACTAAGGTTGCAAATCTTCGCCATGATGGTAAGACCATTAAGTCGGTTATCAAAGGCAAGAGGGTGGACACAGGTCGCAGAAAGCTTGGGGTCATCATGGGGGATGATGTCCATACCGGTATAAACACCAGTATTAATGTAGGTGTTGTCATTGAAAACGGTAGTGGCACCAAACCTGGTGAAGTCCTGATGCAATGA
- the glmM gene encoding phosphoglucosamine mutase — protein MKLFGSSGIRGLANKEITVDLALKVGLALGRSHKSAVIGRDPRVSSEMIEYALVSGLVSAGCDVVKIGVVTTPTLAYAARKYECGVMITASHNPAQYVGIKVWNPDGMAFDSAQQEEIERIIEQNDFVAVAWNEIGDITSDSSAIKDHAELILSNVKPVKMRVVVDCGCAAGSTITPFLLRQMGCEVITLNAQLDGHFPARNPEPIEENLWMLKKAVKEFGARVGIAHDGDADRMMAVDENGEFVSGDEMLAIFALRECKDSGKLVVPVDTSMMVADSLPLSEVVYTRVGDVYVAEELKKVGADFGGEPSGSWIFPRVSYCPDGILAAALLVEMVQETSLAKMRAVLPKYPTKRGTLPCDNMEKERVMKVIAAKMKQMGKVTDIDGVRVEMKDGWVLIRPSGTEPKIRITAESRENVENLYSMAEKIVKENL, from the coding sequence ATGAAATTATTTGGTTCTTCCGGTATTAGGGGACTTGCTAATAAAGAGATTACAGTTGATCTTGCCCTTAAAGTGGGATTGGCACTTGGTAGGTCCCATAAGTCTGCGGTCATTGGTAGAGACCCTAGAGTGTCCAGTGAAATGATAGAATACGCACTCGTATCGGGACTTGTGTCGGCAGGTTGTGATGTTGTCAAAATCGGTGTTGTCACGACCCCTACACTCGCCTACGCTGCAAGAAAGTATGAGTGTGGGGTAATGATCACTGCTTCTCACAATCCTGCTCAGTATGTAGGTATTAAGGTATGGAACCCTGATGGGATGGCATTCGATTCAGCACAGCAGGAAGAGATAGAACGTATCATAGAGCAGAATGATTTCGTGGCTGTGGCATGGAATGAGATTGGCGACATCACCTCAGACAGTTCGGCCATAAAAGATCATGCTGAACTTATCCTAAGCAATGTAAAGCCAGTTAAAATGCGAGTTGTTGTTGATTGTGGCTGTGCTGCAGGTAGCACTATCACTCCTTTCCTGCTTCGGCAAATGGGGTGTGAGGTAATTACTTTAAATGCTCAGCTTGATGGACATTTCCCGGCACGTAATCCTGAACCAATTGAGGAAAATCTTTGGATGCTCAAAAAGGCTGTGAAGGAATTCGGTGCACGTGTTGGTATTGCTCACGATGGCGATGCTGATCGAATGATGGCAGTGGATGAAAACGGAGAGTTCGTTTCAGGAGATGAAATGCTTGCTATCTTTGCATTGCGTGAATGTAAAGACTCAGGAAAGCTTGTGGTGCCTGTAGATACTTCCATGATGGTAGCAGACTCCTTACCCCTTTCAGAAGTGGTTTATACGCGTGTAGGCGATGTCTACGTGGCGGAGGAGCTCAAGAAAGTAGGTGCAGATTTTGGAGGAGAACCTTCTGGAAGCTGGATTTTCCCAAGAGTGTCATATTGCCCGGATGGTATCCTTGCAGCTGCGCTTCTTGTAGAAATGGTACAAGAAACCTCACTTGCAAAAATGCGTGCAGTACTTCCTAAATATCCGACTAAGAGAGGTACTCTTCCATGTGACAACATGGAAAAGGAAAGGGTGATGAAGGTCATTGCTGCAAAAATGAAGCAAATGGGCAAGGTTACAGATATTGATGGTGTACGCGTGGAAATGAAGGATGGATGGGTACTTATCAGACCATCGGGCACAGAACCAAAGATAAGGATAACAGCTGAATCTCGTGAAAATGTAGAAAATCTCTATTCAATGGCCGAGAAGATAGTAAAGGAGAATCTTTGA
- the glmS gene encoding glutamine--fructose-6-phosphate transaminase (isomerizing) encodes MCGIVGYVGTENAVEVIIGSLKKLEYRGYDSAGITILNGNFETYKTVGKISELEKVIPAGFTGHIGIGHTRWATHGKPETRNAHPHLSSNIAVVHNGIIENYMHLKEKLMEEGYVFSSDTDTEVIAHLLHSTMKNGKITNLLDAVRHIMTIIEGSYAIAVLCTNEPDHIVLARKDSPLVIGLGDKGYYAASDVTAFLRYTRKAVYVSDKELVLISPKGVEFYNNDGERIEKQVDTIEWNEEAAEKAGYEHFMLKEIHEQPTSIQDTYAGKISELEGRVILDELKMDEDQLRNLQRVTIIACGTSWNAGCVGKYLLENLAGIHTDVETASEFRYGDPVLCGQVFTLAITQSGETADTLAAIRSSRSYGCKAAAITNVVGSTITRETDSVLFTRAGPEIGVAATKTFTAQLIVLYLLAIHLGTVRGRLTPETARDILVGIKQLPGQVQKILNNKDAIKECAEHYAKVQDYFFIGRHLNYPVSLEGALKLKEISYIHAEGYAAGELKHGPLALISSATPVVAIATKGHTYDKVLSNIKEVKARSAEVIAVANQSDTEITKYVDTVLRIPDCHELLSPVLSSVVLQLLAYYTALARDCSIDKPRNLAKSVTVE; translated from the coding sequence ATGTGTGGCATAGTTGGATACGTAGGTACTGAAAATGCAGTTGAGGTCATCATTGGTTCCCTCAAAAAACTGGAATATAGGGGTTATGATTCTGCAGGCATCACCATCCTTAATGGAAATTTTGAAACATACAAGACCGTAGGCAAGATCTCAGAACTCGAAAAAGTAATTCCGGCAGGTTTTACAGGGCATATTGGGATCGGTCATACTCGCTGGGCGACTCACGGAAAACCCGAGACCAGAAATGCTCATCCACATCTGTCATCAAATATCGCAGTTGTGCATAATGGTATCATTGAGAATTATATGCACCTTAAGGAGAAGTTGATGGAGGAAGGGTATGTTTTTTCATCTGACACGGATACTGAAGTAATAGCCCATTTGCTGCATTCAACAATGAAAAATGGAAAAATAACTAACTTATTAGATGCAGTGCGTCATATAATGACAATAATAGAGGGTTCATATGCTATTGCGGTACTGTGCACTAATGAACCGGATCATATCGTACTCGCCCGTAAGGATAGTCCTCTAGTTATTGGTCTTGGCGATAAAGGTTATTATGCAGCATCGGATGTAACTGCATTTCTTCGATACACCAGAAAGGCTGTATACGTCAGTGATAAAGAGCTTGTGTTGATTAGTCCCAAGGGTGTCGAGTTCTACAATAATGATGGTGAAAGAATAGAAAAGCAAGTGGATACCATTGAGTGGAATGAAGAAGCTGCTGAAAAAGCGGGTTATGAACATTTCATGCTCAAGGAGATACACGAACAACCCACGTCTATCCAGGATACATATGCAGGTAAGATATCTGAACTAGAAGGCAGGGTAATACTCGATGAATTGAAGATGGATGAAGACCAGCTAAGGAATCTGCAGAGAGTGACAATAATTGCCTGTGGCACGTCGTGGAATGCAGGTTGTGTTGGTAAATATCTGTTAGAGAACCTCGCAGGAATACACACGGATGTAGAAACAGCTTCAGAGTTCAGATATGGTGATCCTGTACTTTGTGGTCAGGTATTTACTCTTGCTATAACTCAATCAGGAGAAACCGCTGACACGCTTGCAGCTATCAGGAGTTCCCGATCTTACGGATGCAAGGCAGCTGCCATTACTAATGTAGTGGGAAGTACTATTACTAGAGAAACTGATAGTGTGCTTTTCACGCGTGCTGGCCCCGAGATCGGAGTCGCTGCAACGAAAACTTTTACAGCTCAACTTATTGTGCTCTATCTTCTGGCTATCCATCTTGGTACGGTAAGAGGTCGCTTGACTCCTGAAACGGCCAGAGATATATTAGTTGGTATCAAGCAATTGCCGGGGCAGGTACAAAAAATTCTCAACAATAAGGATGCAATTAAGGAATGTGCTGAACACTATGCAAAGGTACAGGACTATTTCTTCATCGGCAGGCATCTAAATTATCCAGTTTCACTGGAGGGTGCCCTGAAACTAAAGGAGATCTCGTATATACACGCTGAAGGGTATGCAGCAGGCGAACTCAAACATGGGCCTCTGGCACTTATCAGCAGTGCAACACCTGTAGTGGCCATTGCAACAAAAGGGCACACATATGATAAAGTGCTGAGCAATATCAAGGAAGTAAAGGCAAGAAGTGCCGAAGTTATAGCCGTAGCAAATCAGAGTGACACTGAGATTACTAAATATGTTGATACGGTGCTAAGGATTCCTGATTGTCATGAACTGTTATCTCCAGTGCTCTCATCGGTAGTGTTGCAGTTGCTTGCATATTACACAGCCCTTGCAAGGGATTGTTCAATAGATAAACCCAGAAACCTTGCGAAAAGCGTTACAGTCGAATGA